The Buteo buteo chromosome 3, bButBut1.hap1.1, whole genome shotgun sequence genome has a window encoding:
- the LOC142028874 gene encoding uncharacterized protein LOC142028874, with protein MDPETEIQREVNAYYCNICKIRCASALNLRTHFLGFKHKTVEEALKAHGIVKTASGSGEQVKTPVKLPDYVQTEPEKFHGQTLEEQLNTCKDSEPALGLNYIIEYRSKDNFPFLYECQLCNCKTGLSNMFMHVCGSKHRLAYLKQHYPEIAESDEVKGKGSELNRKVRQVASTIEKKEGRKQIKVVTDAPIMRKRCQEHPNADDSPSKAKVQHVDTSLSNEEKTDCKNKDGKTSDPIQDEKNVQEEQEKSQKEQAKPDEKDESKKAIESSKGNKTEEGSKGNNSEKCDTNKQSQEESEEVEQEFTTKPEEFTSQEELLGYLQNFEILNEDDASFILKVTQTLTRALVEYRQQAASNKDVLDTEYNGEAALEYSTEQSDLTSADISDSDTDYSSSRSAKQSLSVNEEDECQNFSTGSSETAYENNITTEFLNSVRNMNVEEVTATLHKIAAANPAFRGIDIPNVIRILTESGTLRRPSNSSTQ; from the exons ATGGACCCTGAAACTGAGATACAGAGGGAAGTAAACGCTTACTACTGCAAT ATTTGCAAAATCCGGTGTGCCTCTGCATTAAACTTGCGGACTCACTTCCTTGGATTCAAACACAAAACG GTTGAAGAAGCACTGAAAGCTCATGGCATCG ttaaaaCAGCAAGTGGCTCAGGGGAGCAAGTGAAAACACCTGTAAAACTTCCTGATTATG TGCAAACCGAGCCAGAGAAGTTTCATGGACAGACCTTGGAAGAACAGCTTAATACATGTAAAGATTCAGAACCTGCACTTG GACTTAATTATATAATTGAATACAGATCGAAAGacaatttcccttttctctATGAATGTCAGCTGTGCAACTGTAAAACAGGACTGAGTAACATGTTTATGCATGTTTGTGGTTCCAAGCATAGACTGGCATACCTG AAGCAACATTATCCTGAGATAGCAGAATCTGATGAAGTTAAGGGTAAAGGCTCTGAACTGAACAGAAAAGTTAGGCAAGTTGCATCAACAattgagaagaaagaaggaagaaaacaaataaag gttgTTACAGATGCTCCAATAATGAGGAAGAGATGTCAAGAAC ATCCTAATGCAGATGACAGCCCTTCAAAAGCTAAAGTTCAGCATGTGGATACGTCACTtagtaatgaagaaaaaacagattgtAAAAATAAGGATGGAAAAACGTCAGACCCTATTcaag ATGAAAAGAATGTTCaagaggagcaggaaaaaagtcagaaagaacAGGCAAAACCAGATGAGAAGGATGAATCTAAAAAGGCTATTGAAAGCAGCAAAGGCAACAAGACTGAAGAAGGCAGCAAAGGCAACAActcagaaaa GTGTGACACCAATAAACAATCACAGGAAGAAAGCGAGGAAGTTGAG cAAGAATTTACAACAAAACCTGAAGAATTCACTAGTCAAGAAGAACTGTTGGGTTATTTG cAAAATTTTGAGATACTGAATGAAGATGATGCTTCATTTATCCTAAAAGTTACACAGACTCTTACACGTGCACTGGTGGAATATCGTCAGCAGGCTGCATCAAACAAA GACGTCTTAGATACCGAATATAATGGAGAAGCAGCATTGGAATATTCCACAGAACAGTCTGACCTGACTTCAGCAGATATTAGTGACTCCGATACTG aCTATTCAAGCAGCCGATCAGCTAAGCAGTCCTTATCAGTTAATGAAGAAGATGAATGCCAAAACTTTTCAACTGGCTCTTCGGAAACAGCATATGAGAACAACATCACTACTGAATTTTTGAACAGCGTAAGAAATATGAATGTTGAGGAAGTTACTGCTACTCTACacaaaatagcagcagcaaatcCAGCTTTTAGAG GA